In Tripterygium wilfordii isolate XIE 37 chromosome 23, ASM1340144v1, whole genome shotgun sequence, one genomic interval encodes:
- the LOC119993725 gene encoding cytochrome P450 97B2, chloroplastic, protein MATVTPLLQLSSIVANGGYVQRSEFGFMGSSSSRTHHLCSKPKGSSLIRCQSTSTKEQKTKRNLLDNASNFLTNLLSGGSLGSMPIAEGAVTDLIGRPLFFSLYDWFLEHGSVYKLAFGPKSFVVVSDPIVARHILRENSFSFDKGILADILEPIMGKGLIPADLDTWKQRRRVIAPAFHALYLEVMVKVFTDCSQRSILKFEKLLEANDLHGEMAIELDLEAEFSNLALDIIGLGVFNYDFGSVTKESPVIKAVYGTLFEAEHRSTFYIPYWKIPLAKWIVPRQRKFQKDLKVINDCLDGLIRNAKETRQETDVEKLQQRDYLNLKDASLLRFLVDMRGADVDDGQLRDDLMTMLIAGHETTAAVLTWAVFLLAQNPSKMKKAQAEIDSVLGQERPTFESLKKLEYIRLIAVESLRLYPQPPLLIRRALKSDNLPGGYKGNKDGYSIPAGTDIFISVYNLHRSPYFWDRPNEFEPERFLVRREGEGIEGWSGFDPSRSPGALYPNEIIADFAFLPFGGGPRKCIGDQFALMESTVALTMLLQKYDVELKGSPESVELVTGATIHTKNGLWCKVRPRSDLGEQNPVAA, encoded by the exons ATGGCCACTGTCACTCCGCTCTTACAGCTCTCCTCAATTGTCGCTAATGGCGGTTATGTCCAGAGAAGTGAATTTGGGTTTATGGGTTCTTCATCGTCGAGGACCCATCATCTCTGCTCCAAGCCAAAAGGGTCTTCTCTTATCAG ATGCCAATCAACTAGTACAAAGGAgcagaaaacaaaaaggaatcTTTTAGACAATGCTAGCAACTTTCTTACCAATTTGTTAAGTGGGGGGAGTCTAGGCTCTATGCCTATCGCAGAAGGTGCCGTCACTGATTTGATTGGTCGGCCCCTCTTCTTCTCACTGTATGATTGGTTCCTAGAG CATGGCTCTGTCTATAAACTTGCTTTTGGACCGAAATCATTTGTTGTTGTATCCGACCCTATTGTTGCAAGGCATATCCTCCGCGaaaattcattttcttttgacaAG GGAATCCTTGCTGATATTCTGGAGCCAATAATGGGGAAAGGACTTATACCTGCTGATCTTGACACATGGAAGCAAAGAAGGAGAG TAATTGCTCCTGCGTTCCATGCCTTATACTTGGAAGTTATGGTTAAAGTATTTACGGACTGCTCACAAAGATCAATTTTGAAGTTTGAGAAGTTACTAGAGGCCAACGACTTGCATGGGGAAATGGCAATTGAGTTGGATCTTGAAGCGGAGTTTTCAAATTTGGCTCTTGACATTATTGGGCTTGGTGTCTTCAACTATGACTTTGGTTCTGTTACAAAAGAGTCTCCTGTGATAAAG GCAGTGTATGGTACTCTTTTTGAAGCGGAGCATAGGTCAACTTTCTACATTCCTTATTGGAAAATTCCGTTGGCAAAGTGGATAGTACCAAGGCAACGGAAATTCCAGAAAGACCTTAAAGTTATCAATGACTGTCTTGATGGGCTCATCAGAAATGCAAAAGAGACAAGACAG GAAACTGATGTTGAGAAACTGCAGCAGAGGGACTACTTGAATCTGAAG GATGCAAGTCTTTTGCGCTTTTTAGTTGATATGCGGGGAGCTGATGTTGATGACGGTCAG CTAAGGGATGACCTGATGACAATGCTTATTGCTGGCCATGAGACAACAGCCGCTGTCCTTACTTGGGCTGTTTTTCTTCTCGCTCAG AATCCCTCCAAAATGAAGAAAGCACAAGCAGAGATCGATTCAGTGCTGGGTCAGGAGAGGCCAACTTTTGAATCACTTAAAAAATTGGA GTACATAAGACTTATTGCTGTAGAGTCTCTTCGTTTGTATCCTCAGCCTCCTCTGCTCATTAGACGTGCCCTCAAATCAGATAATCTACCAG GAGGTTACAAAGGTAACAAAGACGGTTATTCAATTCCAGCAGGGACTGATATATTCATTTCT GTATATAACCTCCATAGATCTCCTTACTTCTGGGATCGTCCCAATGAGTTTGAGCCAGAAAGGTTTTTAGTGCGAAGGGAAGGTGAAGGTATTGAAGGATGGTCCGGTTTTGATCCATCTCGAAGCCCTGGAGCATTGTATCCGAACGAG ATTATAGCAGATTTTGCCTTCTTACCCTTTGGCGGAGGCCCAAGAAAGTGCATTGGAGATCAATTTGCTCTCATGGAATCAACTGTGGCATTAACTATGTTGTTGCAGAAATATGATGTGGAACTGAAAGGATCTCCAGAATCTGTCGAATTAGTGACCGGGGCAACGATTCATACTAAGAATGGATTGTGGTGTAAAGTAAGGCCGCGATCTGATCTCGGCGAGCAGAACCCAGTAGCAGCTTGA
- the LOC119993380 gene encoding protein FAR-RED IMPAIRED RESPONSE 1 isoform X1 yields the protein MVTRMERSEKVVDSVIHCQDNLHGGDRLDESMVDMNEVHDLNALGASSLRRAVVEFEGDKDFEPHNGVEFESHETAYSFYQEYAKSMGFITSIKNSRRSKKSKEFIDAKFACSRYGLTPETDSGNSRRSSVKKTDCKASMHVKRRPDGKWIIHEFVKEHNHELLPALAYHFRIHRNVKLAEKNNIDILHAVSERTRKMYVEMSRHSGGYQNSSFVQGDTNNQFDKGRHLALDEGDAQAMLEYFKRIKKENPNFFYAIDLNEELRLRNLFWVDAKSRNDYISFNDVVSFDTTYVKFNDKLPFAPFVGVNHHCQTLLLGCAFVADESKLTFVWLMKSWLRAMGGQAPKVILTDHDNALKAAIKEVFPNTYHCFSLWHIMEKVPEALAPVIKRHGNFLPKFNKCIFKSWTDEQFDLRWWKMITRFELQDEKWIKSLYDDRKMWVPTYVRDIFLAGMSTTQRSGSMNSFFDKYIHKKITLKEFVKQYATILQNRYEEEAIADFDTLHKQPALKSPSPWEKQMSTVYTHAIFKKFQDEVLGVVGCHPKKESEDGPNVTFTVEDCEKDEYFMVSWNEAKSEVSCLCHLFEYKGYLCRHALIVLQICGLSNIPPQYILTRWTKDAKCRQLITEGTGRKQTRVQRYTDLCKRAIELSEEGSLSEESYNITLRALVEALKNCVNVNNSNNSVIESTSHALAIREVEEDNRGNAVAKSSKKKNTVRKRKVQAEADVMLVEAQDGLQQMETLSSDGITLNAYYPQQNVQGLVQLNLMEPPHDGYYVNQQGMQGLGQLNSMSSSHDGFFGTQQSMHGLGQLDFRPPTSFSYSLQDESHLRSSQLHGSGERHE from the exons ATGGTTACAAGGATGGAAAGGAGTGAAAAGGTGGTTGATAGTGTGATTCATTGCCAAGACAATCTTCATGGTGGTGACAGATTGGATGAAAGCATGGTTGATATGAATGAAGTGCATGATCTGAATGCTTTGGGTGCTTCTTCCCTCAGAAGAGCTGTCGTAGAATTTGAAGGGGACAAAGATTTTGAGCCGCACAATGGCGTTGAATTTGAATCACATGAGACAGCGTACTCATTTTATCAAGAATATGCCAAGTCAATGGGATTCATCACTTCGATTAAGAACAGTCGCCGTTCAAAGAAGTCAAAAGAATTTATTGATGCCAAATTTGCATGTTCCAGATATGGACTGACGCCAGAAACAGATAGTGGCAACAGTCGTCGATCAAGTGTGAAAAAAACGGACTGCAAAGCCAGCATGCATGTTAAGAGAAGGCCAGATGGAAAGTGGATTATTCATGAATTTGTCAAGGAGCATAATCATGAGCTTCTACCAGCTCTAGCATATCATTTTCGAATTCATAGGAATGTAAAATTGGCTGAAAAGAATAATATAGACATTTTGCATGCTGTCAGTGAACGGACAAGAAAGATGTATGTTGAGATGTCAAGGCATTCTGGTGGGTATCAAAATTCTAGCTTTGTTCAGGGCGACACAAATAATCAGTTTGATAAAGGGAGGCACTTGGCTCTGGATGAGGGTGATGCCCAAGCTATGCTCGAGTATTTTAAGCGTATCAAGAAGGAGAATCCCAACTTCTTCTATGCAATAGATTTAAATGAAGAGCTGCGACTGAGAAATTTGTTTTGGGTTGATGCCAAAAGCAGGAATGACTATATTAGTTTTAACGACGTGGTTTCTTTTGATACCACTTACGTTAAATTCAATGATAAATTACCATTTGCTCCTTTTGTTGGGGTGAATCATCACTGCCAGACTCTATTACTTGGATGTGCATTTGTTGCAGATGAGTCCAAATTAACATTTGTTTGGTTGATGAAAAGTTGGCTTAGAGCAATGGGTGGTCAAGCTCCTAAAGTTATACTCACAGATCATGACAATGCTTTGAAGGCAGCCATTAAAGAAGTCTTTCCGAACACTTATCACTGCTTCTCTCTTTGGCATATAATGGAAAAGGTTCCTGAAGCTCTTGCTCCTGTAATCAAACGGCATGGAAATTTTTTACCAAAATTCAACAAATGCATCTTCAAATCATGGACAGATGAACAGTTTGATTTGAGATGGTGGAAAATGATCACTCGATTTGAACTTCAAGATGAAAAGTGGATTAAGTCATTGTACGATGATCGCAAAATGTGGGTGCCTACATATGTGAGGGATATTTTTTTGGCTGGAATGTCTACAACTCAACGCTCTGGAAGCATGAACTCTTTCTTTGATAAATACATCCATAAGAAAATTACCCTGAAAGAGTTTGTGAAACAATATGCGACTATTCTACAAAACAGGTATGAGGAGGAAGCCATAGCAGATTTTGACACTTTGCACAAACAGCCTGCACTGAAATCTCCTTCACCTTGGGAAAAACAAATGTCAACAGTCTATACTCATGCAATattcaaaaaatttcaagatGAGGTTTTGGGTGTAGTTGGTTGCCATCCTAAAAAGGAAAGTGAAGATGGACCAAATGTAACATTTACAGTTGAAGACTGCGAAAAGGATGAATATTTTATGGTGTCATGGAATGAAGCGAAGTCGGAGGTTTCTTGTCTCTGCCATTTGTTTGAATACAAAGGTTATCTATGTAGACATGCATTGATTGTCCTCCAAATTTGTGGTCTTTCAAACATTCCACCTCAATATATCTTGACTAGATGGACAAAGGACGCAAAATGCAGGCAGTTGATTACTGAAGGTACAGGACGCAAACAGACAAGGGTGCAACGCTACACTGATTTGTGTAAACGAGCCATTGAATTGAGTGAAGAAGGATCATTATCTGAGGAGAGTTATAATATAACACTCCGTGCACTAGTAGAAGCTCTAAAGAATTGTGTGAATGTGAATAACTCAAATAACAGTGTTATAGAATCTACCAGTCATGCTCTTGCTATTCGTGAAGTAGAAGAAGACAACCGAGGAAATGCTGTGGCCAAATCAAGTAAGAAGAAGAATACAGTTAGGAAAAGGAAG GTACAAGCAGAGGCAGATGTGATGCTTGTGGAGGCACAAGATGGCTTGCAGCAAATG GAAACTTTAAGCTCAGATGGAATAACTCTTAATGCCTATTATCCACAACAGAATGTGCAGGGATTG GTACAGTTAAatctaatggagccacctcatGATGGTTATTATGTAAATCAACAGGGCATGCAGGGGCTG GGACAGTTAAATTCAATGTCATCGAGCCATGATGGTTTCTTTGGGACACAGCAGAGCATGCATGGGCTG GGACAGTTGGATTTTCGACCTCCAACTAGCTTTAGTTATAGCTTACAG GATGAGTCCCATTTGAGATCTTCGCAATTACATGGCAGCGGAGAAAGACATGAATAA
- the LOC119993380 gene encoding protein FAR-RED IMPAIRED RESPONSE 1 isoform X2, with protein MVTRMERSEKVVDSVIHCQDNLHGGDRLDESMVDMNEVHDLNALGASSLRRAVVEFEGDKDFEPHNGVEFESHETAYSFYQEYAKSMGFITSIKNSRRSKKSKEFIDAKFACSRYGLTPETDSGNSRRSSVKKTDCKASMHVKRRPDGKWIIHEFVKEHNHELLPALAYHFRIHRNVKLAEKNNIDILHAVSERTRKMYVEMSRHSGGYQNSSFVQGDTNNQFDKGRHLALDEGDAQAMLEYFKRIKKENPNFFYAIDLNEELRLRNLFWVDAKSRNDYISFNDVVSFDTTYVKFNDKLPFAPFVGVNHHCQTLLLGCAFVADESKLTFVWLMKSWLRAMGGQAPKVILTDHDNALKAAIKEVFPNTYHCFSLWHIMEKVPEALAPVIKRHGNFLPKFNKCIFKSWTDEQFDLRWWKMITRFELQDEKWIKSLYDDRKMWVPTYVRDIFLAGMSTTQRSGSMNSFFDKYIHKKITLKEFVKQYATILQNRYEEEAIADFDTLHKQPALKSPSPWEKQMSTVYTHAIFKKFQDEVLGVVGCHPKKESEDGPNVTFTVEDCEKDEYFMVSWNEAKSEVSCLCHLFEYKGYLCRHALIVLQICGLSNIPPQYILTRWTKDAKCRQLITEGTGRKQTRVQRYTDLCKRAIELSEEGSLSEESYNITLRALVEALKNCVNVNNSNNSVIESTSHALAIREVEEDNRGNAVAKSSKKKNTVRKRKVQAEADVMLVEAQDGLQQMETLSSDGITLNAYYPQQNVQGLLNLMEPPHDGYYVNQQGMQGLGQLNSMSSSHDGFFGTQQSMHGLGQLDFRPPTSFSYSLQDESHLRSSQLHGSGERHE; from the exons ATGGTTACAAGGATGGAAAGGAGTGAAAAGGTGGTTGATAGTGTGATTCATTGCCAAGACAATCTTCATGGTGGTGACAGATTGGATGAAAGCATGGTTGATATGAATGAAGTGCATGATCTGAATGCTTTGGGTGCTTCTTCCCTCAGAAGAGCTGTCGTAGAATTTGAAGGGGACAAAGATTTTGAGCCGCACAATGGCGTTGAATTTGAATCACATGAGACAGCGTACTCATTTTATCAAGAATATGCCAAGTCAATGGGATTCATCACTTCGATTAAGAACAGTCGCCGTTCAAAGAAGTCAAAAGAATTTATTGATGCCAAATTTGCATGTTCCAGATATGGACTGACGCCAGAAACAGATAGTGGCAACAGTCGTCGATCAAGTGTGAAAAAAACGGACTGCAAAGCCAGCATGCATGTTAAGAGAAGGCCAGATGGAAAGTGGATTATTCATGAATTTGTCAAGGAGCATAATCATGAGCTTCTACCAGCTCTAGCATATCATTTTCGAATTCATAGGAATGTAAAATTGGCTGAAAAGAATAATATAGACATTTTGCATGCTGTCAGTGAACGGACAAGAAAGATGTATGTTGAGATGTCAAGGCATTCTGGTGGGTATCAAAATTCTAGCTTTGTTCAGGGCGACACAAATAATCAGTTTGATAAAGGGAGGCACTTGGCTCTGGATGAGGGTGATGCCCAAGCTATGCTCGAGTATTTTAAGCGTATCAAGAAGGAGAATCCCAACTTCTTCTATGCAATAGATTTAAATGAAGAGCTGCGACTGAGAAATTTGTTTTGGGTTGATGCCAAAAGCAGGAATGACTATATTAGTTTTAACGACGTGGTTTCTTTTGATACCACTTACGTTAAATTCAATGATAAATTACCATTTGCTCCTTTTGTTGGGGTGAATCATCACTGCCAGACTCTATTACTTGGATGTGCATTTGTTGCAGATGAGTCCAAATTAACATTTGTTTGGTTGATGAAAAGTTGGCTTAGAGCAATGGGTGGTCAAGCTCCTAAAGTTATACTCACAGATCATGACAATGCTTTGAAGGCAGCCATTAAAGAAGTCTTTCCGAACACTTATCACTGCTTCTCTCTTTGGCATATAATGGAAAAGGTTCCTGAAGCTCTTGCTCCTGTAATCAAACGGCATGGAAATTTTTTACCAAAATTCAACAAATGCATCTTCAAATCATGGACAGATGAACAGTTTGATTTGAGATGGTGGAAAATGATCACTCGATTTGAACTTCAAGATGAAAAGTGGATTAAGTCATTGTACGATGATCGCAAAATGTGGGTGCCTACATATGTGAGGGATATTTTTTTGGCTGGAATGTCTACAACTCAACGCTCTGGAAGCATGAACTCTTTCTTTGATAAATACATCCATAAGAAAATTACCCTGAAAGAGTTTGTGAAACAATATGCGACTATTCTACAAAACAGGTATGAGGAGGAAGCCATAGCAGATTTTGACACTTTGCACAAACAGCCTGCACTGAAATCTCCTTCACCTTGGGAAAAACAAATGTCAACAGTCTATACTCATGCAATattcaaaaaatttcaagatGAGGTTTTGGGTGTAGTTGGTTGCCATCCTAAAAAGGAAAGTGAAGATGGACCAAATGTAACATTTACAGTTGAAGACTGCGAAAAGGATGAATATTTTATGGTGTCATGGAATGAAGCGAAGTCGGAGGTTTCTTGTCTCTGCCATTTGTTTGAATACAAAGGTTATCTATGTAGACATGCATTGATTGTCCTCCAAATTTGTGGTCTTTCAAACATTCCACCTCAATATATCTTGACTAGATGGACAAAGGACGCAAAATGCAGGCAGTTGATTACTGAAGGTACAGGACGCAAACAGACAAGGGTGCAACGCTACACTGATTTGTGTAAACGAGCCATTGAATTGAGTGAAGAAGGATCATTATCTGAGGAGAGTTATAATATAACACTCCGTGCACTAGTAGAAGCTCTAAAGAATTGTGTGAATGTGAATAACTCAAATAACAGTGTTATAGAATCTACCAGTCATGCTCTTGCTATTCGTGAAGTAGAAGAAGACAACCGAGGAAATGCTGTGGCCAAATCAAGTAAGAAGAAGAATACAGTTAGGAAAAGGAAG GTACAAGCAGAGGCAGATGTGATGCTTGTGGAGGCACAAGATGGCTTGCAGCAAATG GAAACTTTAAGCTCAGATGGAATAACTCTTAATGCCTATTATCCACAACAGAATGTGCAGGGATTG TTAAatctaatggagccacctcatGATGGTTATTATGTAAATCAACAGGGCATGCAGGGGCTG GGACAGTTAAATTCAATGTCATCGAGCCATGATGGTTTCTTTGGGACACAGCAGAGCATGCATGGGCTG GGACAGTTGGATTTTCGACCTCCAACTAGCTTTAGTTATAGCTTACAG GATGAGTCCCATTTGAGATCTTCGCAATTACATGGCAGCGGAGAAAGACATGAATAA
- the LOC119993380 gene encoding protein FAR-RED IMPAIRED RESPONSE 1 isoform X3, translating into MVTRMERSEKVVDSVIHCQDNLHGGDRLDESMVDMNEVHDLNALGASSLRRAVVEFEGDKDFEPHNGVEFESHETAYSFYQEYAKSMGFITSIKNSRRSKKSKEFIDAKFACSRYGLTPETDSGNSRRSSVKKTDCKASMHVKRRPDGKWIIHEFVKEHNHELLPALAYHFRIHRNVKLAEKNNIDILHAVSERTRKMYVEMSRHSGGYQNSSFVQGDTNNQFDKGRHLALDEGDAQAMLEYFKRIKKENPNFFYAIDLNEELRLRNLFWVDAKSRNDYISFNDVVSFDTTYVKFNDKLPFAPFVGVNHHCQTLLLGCAFVADESKLTFVWLMKSWLRAMGGQAPKVILTDHDNALKAAIKEVFPNTYHCFSLWHIMEKVPEALAPVIKRHGNFLPKFNKCIFKSWTDEQFDLRWWKMITRFELQDEKWIKSLYDDRKMWVPTYVRDIFLAGMSTTQRSGSMNSFFDKYIHKKITLKEFVKQYATILQNRYEEEAIADFDTLHKQPALKSPSPWEKQMSTVYTHAIFKKFQDEVLGVVGCHPKKESEDGPNVTFTVEDCEKDEYFMVSWNEAKSEVSCLCHLFEYKGYLCRHALIVLQICGLSNIPPQYILTRWTKDAKCRQLITEGTGRKQTRVQRYTDLCKRAIELSEEGSLSEESYNITLRALVEALKNCVNVNNSNNSVIESTSHALAIREVEEDNRGNAVAKSSKKKNTVRKRKVQAEADVMLVEAQDGLQQMETLSSDGITLNAYYPQQNVQGLVQLNLMEPPHDGYYVNQQGMQGLGQLNSMSSSHDGFFGTQQSMHGLLDFRPPTSFSYSLQDESHLRSSQLHGSGERHE; encoded by the exons ATGGTTACAAGGATGGAAAGGAGTGAAAAGGTGGTTGATAGTGTGATTCATTGCCAAGACAATCTTCATGGTGGTGACAGATTGGATGAAAGCATGGTTGATATGAATGAAGTGCATGATCTGAATGCTTTGGGTGCTTCTTCCCTCAGAAGAGCTGTCGTAGAATTTGAAGGGGACAAAGATTTTGAGCCGCACAATGGCGTTGAATTTGAATCACATGAGACAGCGTACTCATTTTATCAAGAATATGCCAAGTCAATGGGATTCATCACTTCGATTAAGAACAGTCGCCGTTCAAAGAAGTCAAAAGAATTTATTGATGCCAAATTTGCATGTTCCAGATATGGACTGACGCCAGAAACAGATAGTGGCAACAGTCGTCGATCAAGTGTGAAAAAAACGGACTGCAAAGCCAGCATGCATGTTAAGAGAAGGCCAGATGGAAAGTGGATTATTCATGAATTTGTCAAGGAGCATAATCATGAGCTTCTACCAGCTCTAGCATATCATTTTCGAATTCATAGGAATGTAAAATTGGCTGAAAAGAATAATATAGACATTTTGCATGCTGTCAGTGAACGGACAAGAAAGATGTATGTTGAGATGTCAAGGCATTCTGGTGGGTATCAAAATTCTAGCTTTGTTCAGGGCGACACAAATAATCAGTTTGATAAAGGGAGGCACTTGGCTCTGGATGAGGGTGATGCCCAAGCTATGCTCGAGTATTTTAAGCGTATCAAGAAGGAGAATCCCAACTTCTTCTATGCAATAGATTTAAATGAAGAGCTGCGACTGAGAAATTTGTTTTGGGTTGATGCCAAAAGCAGGAATGACTATATTAGTTTTAACGACGTGGTTTCTTTTGATACCACTTACGTTAAATTCAATGATAAATTACCATTTGCTCCTTTTGTTGGGGTGAATCATCACTGCCAGACTCTATTACTTGGATGTGCATTTGTTGCAGATGAGTCCAAATTAACATTTGTTTGGTTGATGAAAAGTTGGCTTAGAGCAATGGGTGGTCAAGCTCCTAAAGTTATACTCACAGATCATGACAATGCTTTGAAGGCAGCCATTAAAGAAGTCTTTCCGAACACTTATCACTGCTTCTCTCTTTGGCATATAATGGAAAAGGTTCCTGAAGCTCTTGCTCCTGTAATCAAACGGCATGGAAATTTTTTACCAAAATTCAACAAATGCATCTTCAAATCATGGACAGATGAACAGTTTGATTTGAGATGGTGGAAAATGATCACTCGATTTGAACTTCAAGATGAAAAGTGGATTAAGTCATTGTACGATGATCGCAAAATGTGGGTGCCTACATATGTGAGGGATATTTTTTTGGCTGGAATGTCTACAACTCAACGCTCTGGAAGCATGAACTCTTTCTTTGATAAATACATCCATAAGAAAATTACCCTGAAAGAGTTTGTGAAACAATATGCGACTATTCTACAAAACAGGTATGAGGAGGAAGCCATAGCAGATTTTGACACTTTGCACAAACAGCCTGCACTGAAATCTCCTTCACCTTGGGAAAAACAAATGTCAACAGTCTATACTCATGCAATattcaaaaaatttcaagatGAGGTTTTGGGTGTAGTTGGTTGCCATCCTAAAAAGGAAAGTGAAGATGGACCAAATGTAACATTTACAGTTGAAGACTGCGAAAAGGATGAATATTTTATGGTGTCATGGAATGAAGCGAAGTCGGAGGTTTCTTGTCTCTGCCATTTGTTTGAATACAAAGGTTATCTATGTAGACATGCATTGATTGTCCTCCAAATTTGTGGTCTTTCAAACATTCCACCTCAATATATCTTGACTAGATGGACAAAGGACGCAAAATGCAGGCAGTTGATTACTGAAGGTACAGGACGCAAACAGACAAGGGTGCAACGCTACACTGATTTGTGTAAACGAGCCATTGAATTGAGTGAAGAAGGATCATTATCTGAGGAGAGTTATAATATAACACTCCGTGCACTAGTAGAAGCTCTAAAGAATTGTGTGAATGTGAATAACTCAAATAACAGTGTTATAGAATCTACCAGTCATGCTCTTGCTATTCGTGAAGTAGAAGAAGACAACCGAGGAAATGCTGTGGCCAAATCAAGTAAGAAGAAGAATACAGTTAGGAAAAGGAAG GTACAAGCAGAGGCAGATGTGATGCTTGTGGAGGCACAAGATGGCTTGCAGCAAATG GAAACTTTAAGCTCAGATGGAATAACTCTTAATGCCTATTATCCACAACAGAATGTGCAGGGATTG GTACAGTTAAatctaatggagccacctcatGATGGTTATTATGTAAATCAACAGGGCATGCAGGGGCTG GGACAGTTAAATTCAATGTCATCGAGCCATGATGGTTTCTTTGGGACACAGCAGAGCATGCATGGGCTG TTGGATTTTCGACCTCCAACTAGCTTTAGTTATAGCTTACAG GATGAGTCCCATTTGAGATCTTCGCAATTACATGGCAGCGGAGAAAGACATGAATAA